In the Ruminococcus sp. OA3 genome, one interval contains:
- a CDS encoding Gfo/Idh/MocA family oxidoreductase: MNRKVRIIQIGYGKMGRRIVSYMIESGADVIGVFDTDPLKTGNFIPECDEELRIETISRLEERIKQLRPDCAIVATKSLMRDVKDTILTCVKYGVSVVTTCDEALYPWTSSPAITKEIDLAAKAHACTVSSSGFPDLAYCSMIAAACGAAHRITAITGQASYNVDDYGIALARHHGVGLTEEAFYQEIGFRNQVTDEEQRRLINSGEFTAIPMWNANCWLCAKLGLTIRSHRQINLPILAGKDVCSSTMGRVIKKGETLGMSAKAIAETEEGIRLETESIGKVYETGEEDTNDWMIHGDPDIRVSNADIHNEEMICSLVVSRIVDTLNGPFGFVTSDHFPPATFLLNPLNTYIRNMD; this comes from the coding sequence ATGAATCGAAAAGTAAGAATCATACAGATTGGTTATGGAAAAATGGGCCGCCGGATTGTTTCCTATATGATTGAGTCCGGGGCGGATGTGATCGGCGTGTTTGACACGGATCCGCTGAAAACAGGAAATTTCATTCCGGAATGTGATGAAGAACTGAGAATCGAGACGATCAGCCGGCTGGAGGAGCGTATAAAGCAGCTTCGGCCTGACTGCGCCATAGTGGCTACGAAGAGTCTGATGAGGGATGTGAAGGATACCATACTGACCTGTGTGAAATACGGTGTCAGCGTTGTGACGACCTGTGACGAGGCGCTGTATCCATGGACTTCATCACCTGCAATCACGAAGGAAATTGATCTGGCTGCGAAGGCACATGCCTGCACGGTCTCGAGCTCAGGGTTTCCGGACCTGGCATACTGCAGTATGATCGCAGCTGCATGTGGGGCAGCGCACCGGATCACCGCGATCACCGGTCAGGCATCCTACAATGTGGACGACTATGGAATCGCACTGGCAAGGCACCACGGGGTTGGGTTGACGGAAGAGGCGTTTTATCAGGAGATTGGATTCCGCAATCAGGTAACCGATGAGGAGCAGCGGCGTTTGATCAACAGCGGTGAGTTTACGGCGATTCCGATGTGGAATGCAAACTGCTGGCTCTGTGCAAAACTTGGGCTGACGATCAGATCTCACCGGCAGATCAACCTGCCGATTCTTGCCGGGAAAGATGTCTGTTCCTCTACGATGGGCAGAGTAATCAAAAAAGGAGAGACACTGGGAATGTCGGCAAAGGCGATCGCTGAGACAGAAGAAGGTATCCGTCTGGAAACAGAAAGTATCGGAAAGGTTTATGAGACCGGTGAGGAGGATACGAATGACTGGATGATACACGGTGACCCGGACATCAGGGTATCGAACGCCGATATTCATAACGAGGAGATGATATGCTCCCTTGTCGTCAGCCGGATCGTGGATACCCTGAACGGACCGTTTGGGTTCGTTACCAGTGATCACTTTCCCCCTGCCACATTTTTACTGAATCCACTAAATACCTATATCAGAAATATGGATTGA
- a CDS encoding response regulator transcription factor — MAKILVIEDSESISNLICINLSVVGYETKPVFEGNAALEIIESGEHFDLALVDIMLPGIDGFELMRPLDSRNIPVIYLTAKNDIESKVRGLKGGAEDYIVKPFEVLELLVRIEKVLKRCGNVDTTITVDDLEILTDEHMVKQNGRTINLKPREFDFLVLLAKNKNVALSRERILAEVWGMDFMGETRTVDVHIAQLRRKTGLNIQSVPKVGYRLEERR; from the coding sequence ATGGCGAAGATACTTGTAATAGAAGACAGTGAATCCATTTCAAATCTGATATGTATAAACCTTTCCGTGGTGGGATATGAGACAAAGCCAGTCTTTGAGGGAAATGCTGCGCTTGAGATAATTGAGAGCGGAGAGCATTTCGACCTTGCCCTCGTTGATATCATGCTCCCTGGGATTGACGGTTTCGAACTTATGCGACCGCTGGACAGCAGAAATATTCCTGTCATATACCTCACTGCCAAAAATGATATTGAATCCAAGGTCCGGGGATTGAAGGGCGGTGCGGAAGACTACATCGTCAAGCCGTTTGAAGTCCTGGAACTCCTCGTGCGTATAGAAAAGGTATTGAAACGCTGCGGAAATGTGGATACAACAATCACTGTGGATGATCTGGAGATTTTGACCGATGAACATATGGTGAAACAAAATGGCCGCACGATTAATCTGAAACCGCGCGAATTTGATTTTCTGGTCCTGCTCGCAAAAAATAAAAATGTGGCGCTGTCCCGTGAGAGGATACTCGCAGAAGTGTGGGGGATGGATTTCATGGGGGAGACGCGCACCGTGGATGTACATATTGCTCAGCTCCGCAGGAAAACAGGGCTTAATATTCAGAGCGTGCCGAAGGTTGGCTACCGGTTGGAAGAACGCCGATGA
- a CDS encoding HAMP domain-containing sensor histidine kinase — protein MKITNKLTLFSIVITAIGIVLCCIILLITTAGNHINGAVNSGIAELKMLSNSFYAEMDVAVSDDNMSETAKNSLALYVFRKYTSVSVSGAHYILSNGEAVMYNDCPIDPRPSLPDLKKSFEEGYDNPASPDASYLWPSAIAKFDGRRYLTVGHYSGTLGNSLSYEHEIYLVRDITDVYDGIVRLGGWFVLIAAGTILICGLTIAVLVRCTMRPLGALEKNATALADGQYDNRIQIRGKDEIAELGNSFNKMADAISLHINSLEGTAEQRKLLLAALTHELKTPMTAVIGYSETLMKVSLSPGQMRDAVAYINRECRRIERLSQKMMRLITLQDGEPPAIERQPVSKLYDAVRETLTAAAQKADIMLTFAEEEKVFFPMDLDMIASVLINLFDNACKAGAGHISIKADSAGILVQDDGKGIPKAEIKKVTQPFYMVDQSYSQSVGGSGLGLALCELILEKHEARLMIESCEGAGTAVRIIFHK, from the coding sequence ATGAAAATTACAAATAAACTGACTCTGTTCTCGATCGTTATAACCGCCATCGGCATCGTTCTCTGCTGTATTATCCTGCTTATCACAACAGCGGGAAATCATATCAATGGCGCCGTAAACAGCGGGATTGCCGAACTGAAGATGCTGTCCAATTCCTTTTATGCGGAAATGGATGTCGCAGTCAGCGATGACAACATGTCAGAAACAGCAAAGAACAGCCTGGCTCTCTATGTGTTCCGGAAATACACAAGTGTTTCGGTCAGCGGTGCACACTATATTCTGAGCAATGGGGAGGCGGTTATGTACAACGATTGTCCGATCGATCCCAGACCTTCTCTGCCTGACTTAAAAAAGAGCTTTGAGGAAGGATATGACAACCCCGCCTCACCGGATGCATCGTATCTCTGGCCCAGTGCAATTGCAAAATTTGACGGACGCCGGTATCTCACGGTGGGGCATTACAGCGGCACACTGGGAAACAGTCTCAGCTACGAACATGAGATTTATCTCGTGAGAGATATTACTGATGTATACGATGGGATCGTCAGGCTGGGGGGCTGGTTTGTGTTGATAGCGGCGGGCACGATACTCATATGCGGACTGACAATAGCTGTCCTGGTTCGATGTACCATGCGCCCGCTTGGCGCTCTTGAAAAGAATGCCACCGCGCTCGCAGACGGTCAGTATGATAACCGAATTCAAATTCGGGGGAAAGATGAGATCGCTGAGCTTGGGAACAGCTTCAATAAGATGGCGGATGCGATATCACTTCATATTAATTCACTGGAGGGCACGGCAGAGCAGCGAAAACTGCTGCTGGCGGCGTTGACGCACGAGTTGAAGACACCGATGACCGCTGTCATCGGTTATTCTGAAACCCTGATGAAGGTAAGCCTATCCCCCGGACAAATGAGGGATGCTGTCGCCTATATCAACCGTGAGTGCCGCCGCATCGAGCGTCTGTCGCAGAAGATGATGCGGCTCATCACACTGCAGGATGGTGAACCCCCTGCGATTGAAAGACAGCCCGTGTCAAAACTTTACGACGCCGTAAGAGAAACATTGACGGCGGCGGCACAAAAGGCGGACATCATGCTGACGTTCGCGGAGGAAGAAAAGGTATTCTTTCCTATGGATCTTGATATGATAGCAAGTGTGCTTATTAATCTGTTTGACAACGCCTGCAAAGCGGGTGCCGGACATATTTCCATCAAAGCCGATTCGGCTGGTATTCTGGTTCAGGACGACGGGAAAGGGATTCCGAAAGCGGAAATCAAAAAAGTTACACAGCCCTTTTACATGGTAGATCAATCATACAGCCAATCGGTTGGCGGAAGTGGTCTTGGGCTTGCGCTGTGTGAGCTGATACTTGAGAAGCATGAGGCGCGCCTGATGATAGAAAGCTGCGAGGGTGCGGGCACTGCCGTCAGAATCATTTTTCATAAATAA
- a CDS encoding DUF6034 family protein has product MKRIISGVLSLVTVLSLYACQPVSVKETVANTGNKALEKELVKVNTPGESKPADRRWQEELETKDGAVRIHVDAEINLPDQQQLSVVSCVPHYFTSDEVKHAVGLFYGDAKLYDNSLSDKDWLESEISKQKENLEYLKENGGYPQENGGEGPQPAPVEDPEEEIIWLEDMIAQLEADYEIVSEGESVITEIEMKGNGSGGESVSIRDGQTPPMEFYAYNDGENRENVIGAAMEYDVAGHDFSFTRPLQDTEQLDIAMPREEAERAALQTASDCGISECEIVAAGSTTADGQETYVFTLSRLIGGVPCVPVGDFVGTKAFGGDSGEDQEPWRQEKIQVMVNDKGVVGFKWECPPEMLETVNDDVAVKTYEEIIEIARMILPPQAEAEAPVDEKHREVTICEVTLSMMRVANTGSDNLYYYLPVWDFIGYHGESKDTGITEDHPAATRSFLTLNAVDGSVIDRGLGY; this is encoded by the coding sequence ATGAAACGAATCATTTCAGGTGTATTATCACTTGTCACCGTCCTGTCTCTCTATGCGTGTCAGCCTGTGTCGGTGAAGGAGACAGTCGCTAATACAGGCAACAAAGCGTTGGAGAAGGAACTTGTGAAAGTAAATACTCCCGGGGAATCAAAGCCTGCCGACAGGAGATGGCAGGAAGAATTGGAGACAAAAGACGGGGCGGTCCGCATTCATGTGGATGCCGAGATCAATCTGCCGGATCAGCAGCAATTATCGGTGGTGTCGTGTGTGCCGCATTATTTTACTTCGGATGAGGTGAAACATGCGGTCGGCCTGTTTTACGGGGATGCCAAACTTTATGACAACTCATTGAGCGACAAAGACTGGCTGGAATCTGAAATTTCAAAACAGAAAGAAAATCTTGAATATCTGAAAGAAAATGGCGGGTATCCCCAGGAAAACGGAGGGGAGGGCCCGCAGCCTGCACCGGTGGAAGATCCTGAGGAGGAAATCATCTGGCTCGAGGATATGATCGCGCAGCTGGAGGCAGATTACGAGATCGTGTCAGAGGGCGAATCCGTGATCACGGAAATTGAGATGAAGGGTAATGGCTCGGGCGGTGAATCGGTCAGTATCAGAGATGGCCAGACCCCTCCGATGGAATTCTATGCTTACAATGATGGTGAGAATCGTGAGAATGTTATTGGTGCCGCAATGGAATACGATGTGGCGGGGCATGACTTTTCCTTTACCCGGCCGCTGCAGGATACAGAACAACTGGACATTGCCATGCCGAGGGAAGAGGCGGAACGCGCGGCGCTTCAGACTGCTTCAGACTGCGGCATATCGGAATGTGAAATTGTGGCGGCCGGGAGTACAACGGCAGATGGGCAGGAGACCTATGTATTTACACTGAGCCGGCTGATTGGCGGCGTGCCGTGCGTTCCCGTCGGCGACTTTGTGGGAACGAAGGCATTTGGGGGTGACAGCGGGGAGGATCAAGAACCCTGGAGACAGGAAAAGATCCAGGTGATGGTCAACGATAAAGGAGTGGTTGGTTTTAAATGGGAATGTCCGCCTGAGATGCTTGAGACGGTCAATGATGACGTGGCGGTCAAAACTTATGAGGAGATCATCGAGATTGCGCGTATGATCTTACCGCCGCAGGCAGAAGCAGAGGCTCCTGTTGATGAGAAACACAGGGAAGTTACAATATGTGAAGTGACGCTTTCCATGATGCGGGTTGCCAATACAGGCTCGGATAATCTGTATTATTATCTGCCGGTATGGGATTTTATCGGATATCATGGAGAGAGTAAGGATACTGGAATTACCGAAGATCATCCGGCTGCCACCCGGTCCTTTCTTACATTGAATGCGGTCGATGGCAGTGTGATAGACAGAGGGCTGGGGTACTGA
- a CDS encoding AraC family transcriptional regulator, which produces MEINDKGVMEPSYMDFTIPSDFARSALYCISQFGHFYCTPEYSVQRESLDLYLLVYVVNGSMSIETRGRKYAAFQDQIVLLDCHVPHKYCCRNSLDFLWFHFHGNSSRQYTEYLSSQYGIIFTGEHIPYLKQEFETLLSGAQSAIADEHLISLHVTRILSRLAVPETPAMRANHPLSPALQYISSHFHEEVDLNRMADLCSFSASHLIRIFKKYTGSTPHEYLLSYRLRQSKQLLLTSPRSVEQIAEVCGFNSASHFARAFKKQEGMTPSDFRKVQF; this is translated from the coding sequence ATGGAAATAAATGATAAGGGTGTTATGGAGCCTTCCTATATGGACTTTACGATTCCATCCGATTTTGCGCGCAGTGCATTGTACTGTATTTCGCAATTCGGGCATTTTTACTGTACGCCGGAATATTCGGTGCAGCGGGAAAGCCTCGATCTGTATCTTCTGGTGTATGTGGTAAACGGCTCCATGAGCATTGAGACACGCGGCCGCAAATATGCTGCATTTCAGGATCAGATCGTGCTCCTGGACTGCCATGTTCCGCATAAGTACTGCTGCAGGAATTCCCTTGATTTTCTATGGTTCCATTTTCATGGAAACAGCAGCCGTCAATATACAGAGTACCTAAGCAGCCAGTACGGAATCATCTTTACAGGCGAACATATCCCTTATCTGAAACAAGAATTTGAAACCCTGTTATCCGGCGCTCAGTCTGCCATTGCCGACGAGCACCTGATCTCACTCCATGTCACCCGGATCTTAAGCAGGCTTGCGGTACCGGAGACTCCTGCAATGCGTGCAAATCATCCGCTCAGCCCCGCCCTTCAATATATCAGCAGCCATTTTCATGAGGAAGTGGACCTGAACCGCATGGCGGATCTGTGCAGCTTCAGCGCCTCTCACCTGATACGTATTTTTAAAAAATACACCGGCTCCACTCCCCACGAATATCTGCTCTCTTACCGCCTGCGCCAGTCCAAGCAGCTTTTGCTCACCTCTCCCCGGTCTGTGGAACAGATCGCCGAGGTATGCGGCTTTAACAGCGCTTCCCATTTTGCAAGGGCTTTTAAGAAGCAGGAGGGAATGACGCCTTCAGATTTTAGAAAGGTGCAGTTTTAA
- a CDS encoding Ig-like domain-containing protein — MKKNLQQTTEQYGRRSPRAFYRTMTGVLTAVMVGGAAAPAIPVLADEQESACALQFGVDGIANPTPGEEGAAAWDGDYVYLGQYQQTLDEDTGEFLTEPIKWKVLDTGSSANLDAEEKGDAMYLLSDQILDMCDYYLEKPQVATWEESYLKEWLNTTFADAAFTERELSMLADTSGAGYQAGLTYELVPDVGGVKVFAPSGSDLANTPYGFETSTRPSDSRRVLPTDYAAYLGVSIIDGFGKATLRSSRGTRAHYWSLYADGNIGVGSGIYGGAMPAVQLEIEKILFSEPAQEEGAWELTFKDDSQQVEILSASFKNNTASISFEGATVGEGQQVSAVITDSEGAEIISYEKVADTSEHAAGSGTIALPEGFEENGYRVLVFSEQEQDGVLPDYAGSPQEVTLTKEVTKVEGISLDKTSLSFSTKWDKKRLTASLTPADADNQQVIWTTSNAKVARVATDGEVMAVNDGTATITATSVDGKKKATCKVTVKGSMPDYSVLSRVTPWGSQTLKVSWEKGYNVNGYCIYRATSQNGAYKYVAHIGNGSTTSYMDTRLTSGTTYYYKVRAYRTVNGKNVFGGMSKQVISAKPVPAPVKNMNGTGGSRQVKLNWSQVNGASGYQVYRKFSKNGPWHYVAQTGKGTATSYTHKGLTSGKTYYYKVRAYRTVNGAKVYGAYSAEKAVKAK; from the coding sequence ATGAAAAAGAACTTACAGCAGACGACAGAACAATACGGGCGGAGGAGCCCGAGGGCCTTCTACCGGACGATGACGGGAGTTTTGACCGCCGTTATGGTGGGCGGAGCCGCAGCCCCGGCAATTCCGGTGCTGGCGGATGAACAGGAATCCGCGTGTGCCCTGCAGTTCGGTGTGGACGGGATTGCAAACCCGACGCCCGGGGAAGAGGGTGCCGCCGCCTGGGACGGTGATTATGTTTACCTGGGGCAGTACCAGCAGACGCTGGATGAAGACACGGGGGAGTTCCTGACGGAGCCGATTAAATGGAAGGTGCTGGATACCGGCAGCTCCGCCAATCTGGACGCGGAGGAAAAGGGCGATGCCATGTATCTGCTGTCCGATCAGATCCTGGATATGTGCGATTATTATCTGGAAAAGCCCCAGGTCGCAACCTGGGAGGAGAGTTACTTAAAGGAATGGCTGAACACCACCTTTGCCGACGCCGCGTTCACAGAACGGGAGTTGAGCATGCTGGCTGACACGTCAGGCGCGGGATATCAGGCGGGCTTGACATATGAGCTGGTGCCGGATGTCGGCGGGGTGAAAGTATTTGCGCCTTCCGGCAGCGATCTGGCGAATACCCCGTACGGCTTTGAGACATCGACTAGACCTTCGGATTCGAGAAGGGTGCTGCCAACAGACTATGCGGCGTATCTGGGGGTAAGTATTATAGATGGGTTTGGAAAGGCAACCCTGCGGTCCTCGCGAGGAACAAGGGCTCATTATTGGTCGCTTTATGCAGATGGAAATATAGGAGTGGGAAGCGGGATATACGGGGGTGCTATGCCGGCGGTGCAGCTGGAGATAGAGAAGATTCTGTTCTCGGAGCCGGCGCAGGAAGAGGGCGCATGGGAGCTGACATTTAAAGATGACAGTCAGCAGGTGGAGATCCTCTCTGCCTCGTTCAAAAATAATACGGCGTCCATCAGCTTCGAGGGCGCTACCGTCGGTGAAGGCCAGCAGGTATCCGCCGTTATCACGGACAGCGAAGGGGCAGAGATTATAAGCTATGAGAAGGTGGCGGATACGTCAGAACATGCAGCCGGAAGCGGAACCATCGCGCTGCCGGAAGGCTTTGAAGAAAACGGATACAGGGTGCTGGTGTTCTCGGAGCAGGAACAGGACGGTGTACTGCCGGACTATGCGGGCAGCCCGCAGGAAGTGACGCTGACGAAAGAAGTCACGAAGGTAGAAGGGATCTCTCTGGATAAAACGTCGCTGAGCTTCAGCACGAAATGGGATAAGAAGCGCCTGACTGCCAGCCTGACGCCGGCGGATGCGGATAATCAGCAGGTCATATGGACCACCAGCAATGCGAAGGTTGCACGTGTGGCGACGGATGGCGAAGTGATGGCGGTCAACGACGGCACGGCGACCATAACGGCCACCTCTGTGGATGGGAAGAAGAAGGCGACCTGTAAGGTGACGGTTAAAGGCTCGATGCCGGATTATTCGGTGCTGAGCAGGGTGACGCCGTGGGGATCCCAGACTTTGAAGGTCAGCTGGGAGAAAGGGTACAACGTAAACGGATACTGTATCTACCGCGCCACGTCACAAAACGGCGCCTACAAATATGTCGCACATATCGGAAACGGATCCACGACCTCCTATATGGACACCCGGCTGACGTCTGGTACAACATACTACTATAAAGTGCGTGCATACCGCACCGTGAATGGGAAAAACGTCTTTGGCGGAATGTCGAAGCAGGTGATCAGCGCCAAACCGGTTCCGGCACCGGTGAAGAACATGAATGGAACAGGGGGAAGCAGGCAGGTGAAGCTGAACTGGAGCCAGGTAAACGGTGCCAGTGGCTATCAGGTGTACCGCAAGTTTTCGAAAAACGGCCCGTGGCATTACGTGGCACAGACCGGTAAGGGCACCGCGACTTCCTACACACACAAAGGACTGACAAGCGGCAAGACGTATTACTATAAGGTGCGGGCATACCGCACGGTGAACGGCGCCAAAGTATATGGAGCATACTCCGCGGAAAAGGCGGTTAAGGCTAAATAA
- a CDS encoding DUF4430 domain-containing protein: MQRERKSKKLWAVMLTLVMGLTMMLSSVTAFASTTDAADSLVSSVYVDVDTPASYSFNTVTPEEGSGYPEDTKYYFDAILPTTSNLDSVDVEVELNSAGTITFNGETKSGDSGIFTGVDLNQGKTLTVTVGNVTREYRVCAVITGNVNVKFAVRTDQAEAYGTANNDASIKLAAQNIRVPQNDATGYLEFSMPAGSTVMDALEFVTQDTDNAFGAYYAAINPIGAANNYISRMEVTKDSILYPLGEFTCGSMSGWMYWANGELPMVGAGNYVLNDNAIIDWKYIVDYSTVWG; encoded by the coding sequence ATGCAAAGAGAAAGAAAAAGCAAAAAACTTTGGGCAGTGATGCTCACACTGGTCATGGGACTGACCATGATGCTTTCGTCGGTGACGGCGTTTGCATCCACTACGGACGCGGCGGACAGCCTGGTGAGTTCAGTTTATGTGGACGTTGACACACCGGCGAGCTATTCGTTCAACACGGTGACACCGGAGGAAGGGTCGGGTTATCCGGAGGATACGAAGTATTACTTCGATGCGATCCTGCCGACGACCTCCAATCTGGACAGTGTGGATGTGGAGGTGGAATTAAACAGCGCCGGCACAATCACCTTTAATGGCGAGACGAAATCTGGTGATTCAGGGATATTCACAGGCGTCGATCTGAACCAGGGCAAGACTCTGACGGTCACGGTTGGCAATGTTACCAGAGAATACCGTGTGTGTGCCGTTATCACAGGCAACGTAAATGTAAAATTTGCTGTCCGCACAGATCAGGCGGAAGCATACGGAACGGCAAACAATGATGCTTCGATCAAACTGGCTGCACAGAATATCCGCGTTCCGCAGAATGACGCTACTGGATATCTGGAATTTTCAATGCCTGCAGGCTCTACAGTCATGGATGCACTGGAGTTCGTGACACAAGACACAGACAATGCATTTGGAGCATATTATGCGGCGATCAATCCGATCGGGGCGGCAAATAATTACATCTCCCGTATGGAGGTAACAAAAGACAGCATTCTCTATCCGTTAGGCGAGTTTACCTGTGGTTCCATGAGCGGCTGGATGTACTGGGCAAATGGCGAACTTCCGATGGTCGGCGCAGGAAATTATGTATTAAATGACAATGCGATCATCGACTGGAAATATATTGTAGATTACAGTACCGTTTGGGGCTAA
- a CDS encoding GGDEF domain-containing protein translates to MKSNRKTYPKQSNWHYYLFLPAGAVCFVILTILYFGSRLSIVEWNKSDIQTYDTGWSMENGSRLTLPAKASSHSGSEVTIVNTLPQVSDDTWLVFENSYQAVEVFIDGTRVFEYGMEQAPLFGHLLGNCPCRVALHSSDTEKTIKIHFINIYGNSGINISTMRLGTDEALIVSTLRQNLGLIICLGILVVMAAVLFLSSMISRFRERNPYYTLFLYLGLFTSSCAVWLLTDSSLPELFAGNVVFICLLSFYSFMLIPVFMLLFISELCHNRDSSGKILCCLMLLNMIVQSVFYVCDIADFPQMLIVTHLFLGISCIWLLCFLIRDLKNNHSYYAKIILCAITVLIAAALIEVLSFYFNYFKNSRRFFRGGLLIFIGTLIFLSWKKYMELLQENMKVQTYQKLAMTDSLTNIGSHAAYLDKLELLKQSPQHTGKVLLIMMDVNFLKETNDQHGHNAGDLLLKGAAKCIRQAFADSGSCFRVGGDEFIVILEEPGCSPENYSRKLDIALEEHNAGNPFPVSLARGYAYIDRSQGDITQNIQDAVRRADLDMYENKRKYHRT, encoded by the coding sequence ATGAAATCAAACCGGAAAACATACCCGAAGCAGTCCAACTGGCATTACTATCTGTTTCTGCCCGCCGGCGCAGTCTGTTTTGTAATACTCACCATCCTATATTTTGGTTCCCGGCTTTCTATCGTGGAGTGGAACAAGTCGGATATTCAGACCTATGATACCGGCTGGTCCATGGAAAACGGCAGCAGGCTTACTCTTCCTGCCAAAGCCAGCTCGCATTCCGGCAGTGAAGTCACCATCGTAAATACGCTGCCGCAGGTCTCTGACGACACCTGGCTGGTTTTTGAAAATTCCTATCAGGCGGTGGAGGTTTTCATTGACGGAACACGTGTGTTTGAATACGGCATGGAACAGGCACCCCTTTTTGGCCATCTTCTTGGGAATTGTCCGTGCAGAGTCGCATTACATTCATCTGACACCGAAAAAACGATTAAAATACATTTCATCAACATTTACGGAAATTCCGGCATCAACATCAGTACAATGCGTCTGGGAACCGATGAAGCACTTATCGTCTCCACACTTCGTCAAAACCTGGGATTGATCATATGTCTGGGCATTCTTGTTGTCATGGCCGCTGTCCTGTTCTTAAGCAGCATGATCTCCCGCTTTAGAGAACGCAATCCTTACTATACGCTGTTTCTTTATCTGGGCCTGTTTACATCCTCCTGTGCGGTATGGCTCCTGACAGATTCATCACTGCCGGAACTCTTTGCCGGTAACGTGGTGTTTATCTGCCTGCTGTCATTCTACAGTTTCATGCTGATTCCTGTATTCATGCTGCTTTTTATCTCCGAGCTCTGCCATAACAGGGACTCAAGCGGAAAGATACTGTGCTGCCTTATGCTGCTCAATATGATCGTTCAGTCCGTCTTTTATGTCTGCGACATCGCTGATTTCCCTCAGATGCTGATCGTCACCCATCTGTTTTTGGGTATCTCCTGTATCTGGCTGCTGTGTTTCCTGATCCGGGATTTGAAAAATAATCACTCTTATTATGCGAAGATTATTCTCTGTGCCATCACTGTCCTGATCGCCGCAGCTCTGATCGAAGTGCTGAGTTTCTATTTTAATTATTTTAAGAACAGCCGCAGATTCTTCCGCGGGGGGCTGTTAATCTTTATTGGTACCCTGATCTTTCTCTCCTGGAAGAAATACATGGAGCTTCTGCAGGAAAACATGAAAGTACAGACTTATCAAAAGCTTGCCATGACCGATTCACTTACAAATATCGGAAGCCACGCTGCTTACCTTGATAAGCTGGAACTGCTGAAGCAGAGTCCCCAACATACGGGCAAGGTTTTACTGATCATGATGGATGTGAATTTCCTGAAGGAGACAAATGATCAGCACGGACACAATGCGGGGGACCTCCTGCTGAAAGGCGCCGCCAAATGCATCCGGCAGGCTTTCGCAGACAGCGGCAGCTGCTTCAGAGTGGGCGGCGATGAGTTTATCGTGATCCTGGAAGAGCCTGGCTGCAGTCCTGAAAACTACAGCAGAAAACTTGACATTGCGCTCGAAGAACACAATGCGGGCAATCCGTTTCCGGTATCTCTGGCACGGGGATATGCCTATATCGACAGGAGTCAGGGGGATATCACACAGAACATTCAGGATGCTGTCCGCAGAGCCGACCTGGATATGTACGAGAATAAACGAAAGTACCACAGAACCTGA